Part of the Gemmatimonadaceae bacterium genome, TCCGGGTGAACAGTTTTTGTGTCGCTGAACCAACTCAGGGGAAGATCGAATCAACCCGGCTTGCAGCCTGGATTGGACTTCTTCTGACTGTTCTATCGGGGTGCGGGCCAAGGGCCAACATCCCGCTGCGACCTGCTGGTTTGCCCGGGCTCCTGTCAGCATCCGATAGTGGCGCGGTGCTGGCGCGAAGCCTGGCACCGGTGTTGTACCTCCAGCGTGATGAAACGTTCCCGCTCGTCCGGTCTGTGGCAGTTATCCATCCCCAGAAGCGGATAATTGCCTATCACCTGCTGTGGCGGGATGACATCAATGGGTCGTGGATACCGCTGACCGTGCCTACCGACCAGGAAATTGTGTGGGTCGGCTATGACTCGACCAATGTGCCCACTGAAGTGTGGACGTACTGGCACGGGACAATTCTGCACACTGTGTGGCTGAGGAGTCAGGTCGCGATCAACGTGCAGTGGGGAAAGCATGGATCGCTGCCGCGAGGCATCGATGAGTCAGATCTGCCGGCATTTCGGACGCTCAACTTCTTCTACGCCTCAACGATGTTCCTTCTGCCCGATATCCTCCTCAGCAATACCATGCGCAAGGGACCGCTGGGCTTCTTTCACAGCTACAAGCGGTATCGGGATTTCAGCAGGCCAATGCTGCTGGCGACCCGGCTCGACGCTGTTGTCCGGACAACCGATCCCGACCGGGTGCTGCGGGCGCTTTTTGGAAAGTATTCGCGGAAGCCAGCCTGGCCGCCGGGTATCTGACAGCACCGCGGACTGCGGTACCACACTACGGGCTGCGGTACGACACTGCGGACTGCGGAATAAACTTCGGACTGCGGAATAACGACATAGGCCGTCAGGCGCTGTAGACTATGTCGCCCTCGGCGTCTATTCCGATCTCGTGGTGCATGCTGCACACTCCGCAGATCTTTGTGACGTGCCACACCTCGCCGAGCGCTTTGTAGTTGCTCTCGGTGGCGGCTTTCACTTTCAGTTTCTTGAAGCTGTATTCACCGCAGTTCTCGCACGGATGAGATCGTGCAATGCGTTCCGCTCGTGCGAGCGAGATTGGCTTCGAGGCCACTACGGTGAATCTTTTCGAGAGCTGTCGGCGTCCGGGCGTGGACCGAGCCGCGCAGGTGCATCGGACGGTGAATTCAGGGACGACGTGGCGGCCCTCGAAACGAGCTCTCTCAAGCCACCGATTGCGCCCATCACTCCTGCGGCTTCAGCCGGAAGGAAGATCGTGGCGTTCTTGCCCTGGGCCAGAGTCGGGAGCGCCTCCAGGTACTTCATTCCCAGGAGATACATCGCCGCCTGACCTTCGGGCAGAGCGGATGCGATTTTCTGAATTGCTTCAGCCTCGGCGTTTGCCATGGCAAGGCGGGCTTCAGCAAGACCCTGGGCTCGGAGAATGGCAGCGTCTTTCTCGCCCTCTGCTCGACGAACCTGTGACTCGCGAACACCCTCAGCCTCGAGGATCGCTGCTCTCTTGCCCGCCTCCGCGTTGGTAACCGCAGCCCGGCGCTCGCGTTCGGCCCGCATCTGCAGCTCCATCGACTGCTGGATGTCCCGCGGGGGCTCGATCGCCTGGAGTTCCACGCGTGTGACGTCGACGCCCCAGCCAATGGATGCCTCCTCGATCACTTCGCGCATCCGCCGGTTGATGACGTCGCGGCTGCCAAGTGTCGAGTCGAGCTCCATCTCGCCGACGATGTTTCGAAGGGTCGTGCGTGTCAGGGTCTCCAGAGCGTAGGGCAGATTCTGAACGGAGTACGTCGCTTTCTGCGGGTCGGCGACCCGGTAGTAGATGACGGCGTCGATGTCGATAGTGACGTTGTCCTTGGTGATCACAGGCTGGCTCGGGAAGTTGAGCACCTGCTCACGGAGGTCGATTCGTGTCGTGTGCCCCGCGGTTACGCGCTTCATTCCGCTGACGTCGGTATCGAAGTAGCGGACGTCGATCGCGCGTGGCACCTCGATGAACGGAAGAAGGATGTTCAACCCTGAGCGGGCAACGCGGTGGAAGCGACCGAGGCGCTCGATGACCATTACCTCGGCCTGACCGACGACCTTGAATGACTTGGTAATGACGAGCAGTCCGAAAACGGCCAGGATCCCAAGAATCACCAGACCTGCCATACGAATCCCCGAATGTAAAGGCGGAGTGAATATGCAAAAAAAAGCGCCGCCGTGGTATTCCACGGCGGCGCTTTTGAATCAATGCTACTCCTGCTTCATCGCCATGCTCTGACGCTGCGCCACGGCGAAGACTTCGCGCTGTGATGGACTCTGCCGCAGGATCTCGAAGGCGCGGCGGAGCTGCGCGTCGTCGCGCACCTCACGGCGCTTCTCGGTGGAATCACCGAATGCAATGCGGGCGATGCTCGAGCCGAGAAGGCGATCGACCTCGGCGCCACCGGCGTCGAACTGGGGCTTGTCGACCTTCACGCCCTGAGCGACGAGTCTGTTGTAGAACTCATCGCGCCACGCCTTTGTGACAACGAAGCCCGGCTGCACCTTGTTCTTGTGCTCGACGGCATAGTTGACGAGCGTGGCCCGGACTACCTGCGCTTTCGGCGCCAGAAGATTGAGAAGCTTCTGCTCCGGAGTTGACAGCGTGTCAGGCTGGACGATGATATCGGGCGTCACGGCGCCGCCGCCGTACACAATGCGTCCGGCGTCGGACTTGTACTTCGGCCGGGACTTGCGGACCGAGTCGGTCTCCATCGAATCAGGAAGGACTTCGACGAATGAACCGTCGGGCAGGAGCTTTCTCTCTTTCTGGATGGACCGACCGCTCGGCGTGAACCATTTGGCAGTCGTCATCTTCAGCGCATAGCCGCCGTCCAGGGGGTAGACCGTCTGGACGAGTCCCTTGCCGAACGATGTCGTACCCAGAATGAGCGCGCGATCGTGATCCTGAAGAGCGCCGGCGACAATCTCCGAAGCCGAGGCAGTGCGTCCGTCGGTTAGAATGATGAGCGGAACATTCGGCACGGCGGGCTGGTCAGTGGCGTAGAAGATCTGCTGATCTCCGCCTCGACCACGGACGCTCGAGATCTCCTGCCCCTTGTTGAGAAAGAGATTGGCGACGCTCGCCGATTGATCCAGATAGCCGCCGCCATTTCCTCGAAGGTCGAGGACGAGGCCTTTCGCACCTTCGCCGATCAAGCGCTTGGACGACGCTTCGAGCTCATCCGTCGCCGTCTCATTGAACTGTTGCAGCGGGATGTAGCCGATGTTGCCATCGAGCATGATGGCATATGGAACCGCTGGAATCCGCACGCTGGCGCGAGTGAAAGTGACCGGAATAGGCTCGGGAACACCGGCGCGGAGGAACTTCACCGACACCTTGGTGCCCGGTGTTCCTTTCAACGCATCGGATGCCTGGGCCGTGGTCCAGCCACGCGCGTTCGCTGTATCGACGGCGATAATGCGGTCGCCTTCCATCACACCTGCCTGTTCTGCCGGGGTGTGCGGGAAAACACGCTGCACGGTGACAAAGCCCTGAACTTCACCGATCTCCATGCCAACACCGCCGTAGCGGCCGCCCGTCTGGGCGTTGAAGGTGGCGAGCTCTTTCGGCGAGAGCAGGATCGAATACGGATCGTTAAGCTCGCGAACGAGTCCACGCGCCGCCTTCTCATAGAGTGTCGCAGCACTGACGCTGTCGACGAACCTTCCGGATACGATCTGAAGCACCTGGTCGAGCAGACGAGCCCCGTCACGAGCTTCCTTCTGCTGTACGACGAATCCACCGGCGAGTACCGGAAGGAGGACGAACCCAATGAGGGCGACTTTTCGTGGAGTGACCATTCTGTGAAGTAGGGAGGTGATTCTTCTCAAGGTAGTAGATACGCTGCTAATTCGTGAGAGTTCCGGATGTGGGCAAAGGTTGTCTCACACTGTGGACGCTCGCAGCAGAGCGGCAATCATGCAAGAGAGATGCAGGTAGCGTGCTTAAACAACCCGGCTGGCGAGAACGTAATCCACTAGCCATTCACGGTTTACCTGTCGCAAGGTCGCGCTGCGCACGAGGCCGGCACCAAGGAGCATCTCGTGAGCCGGCTGGAGAACACGCTGCAGGTGCGACGGATATCGCTGTGCGAGAGGAAGCTGCTGCGCGAGCTGCTCGAGTGTAACACGCCACGTAACAGTTCCGGACTCGCGGGCGACCTCGAGAAGCCGATACAGCCGGCGAGCGACCGGACTGCTCAGTGACTGGTACTGCGGGGAGGAAAGTGCGACGGTGCAACCCGCAGCAATATTCTCTCGTAGAACGGGAGAGACGACAATTCGCGCGTCACCAGGCTCGGAGGCGGTGAGAACCGGGAAAAGGGTGAACTGCTCACGGTCCGCCAGTCTGCGCCGCTCGATCGCCACAGAGCTGAGGATTGTAAAGCGGCCTTCGAGTGTGGTGTTCGCGCGTGCCGCAAAGTAGACTCCACTCGATTCGAGGATGGTTTTCTCCAGGCGGTTGAAAGCCGAGCGGAGCTGCTCGTAGGTTCGGCCATCCACACGGCGGCCGATGGAGCGCAGAAACGCGTGGAGGGTGAAGCTCACCATTCCGTCGGACGGGAATCCTGCTTCGCTGTACCGGCGCAGGATCTCGACGTACACATCCTGATCGAAAGTTCCGGGAAGGCGATCGCCGGGATTCGGAAGGACGCGCCAGCGGCCCCCCGAAGGCGGAGAGTAGCTTATCGCGGATTCGTCGGCCGAGTCGCTGAGACGGAAGACGGGCAGCGCCTCGAGCGACTTGTCCAGAATTATCGCTCGATGAGCCGAGCGGCGGCGGGCCGCGAAAGTCATTGTTCGAGGAAAGTGTTGTAACTCCAGGGGCGCGGCAAGGAGTGCTGATACTCGGCCGCATGGACAGCTGATGCAGGATTCGCACTAGATCCGGGAAAGCATGCGCATCTTCAAATACGCCGCAATTGTGCTGGCAGCAGGACTGGCGCTGGTATTGTTGCTTATCGGTGTCCTGTCGGTGACCCGCCGCTCACCGGTCGAACAGGTGATAGCAGAGGGTGATCGCGGAGGGCCGCCACGCATCGCCGACCCTCTTTTCCCCCGAACCATCGAGCTTTTTACCGGGACGCACATCGAGCCTGGAAACAGCGTGCAGCTTCTTCTCAACGGCGACGGTACATATCCGCCGCTATGGAAGGACATTGCGTCCGCGAAGCGCACTGTGACGGTGCAGCTGTATTACTCACAGCCCGGGGCGGTTGCCGATACGATGGCCCGCTATCTCCAGGAGCGCGCACGCGCACGCGTGCGTGTGCTGGTGCTGCTCGATGCGTTCGGATCGCAGCCATTGTCGAAGGAATGGGTTGCGGGGCTGAAGAGCGCCGGAGTCGAGTTCGCATGGCTGCGCCCGCTCAACTGGTACACGCTTCACAAGGCGGCAGAACGCTCGCATGTCCGATCGATTGTTGTAGACGGACGCGTGGGTTACACGGGAGGATTCGGGCTCGCTGACTACTGGCTTGGCGACGGGCACCACGATGGCCAGTGGCGTGAGACGAATGTCCGTTTCGAGGGGCCAACGGTGGCGGCACTTCAGGCCACGTTTGCGTCGGGCTGGGCAGAGGCAACCGGAGAGCTGATCACGGGAGACATGTTCTTCCCACCGATGGCCTTCGCGGACGGCGGGAACGTCAACGCCGGACTGATGCACAGCCTCCCGACAATCGGCAGCACGCCGGCAGAGCGCTTCCTGGCTCTTTCGATCGCCGGAGCCGCAAAAACGCTTTACATCAGCAACTCGTACTTCGTGCCGAACGACGATTTCTGCGACCTCTTGATCAGAGCCGTGAGGCACGGCGTCGATGTGCGCGTCCTTACGGTAAGCTCGAAGACGGATATCAAGACAACCTGGTACGCGGGGCGCGCGCTGTACGAAAAGCTGCTTCAGGGTGGCGTGCGGATCTATGAATACCAGCCGTCGATGATGCACGCGAAGACGCTCGTCGTGGACGGGCTGTTTTCCGCGATCGGATCGATGAACTTCGACAACCGCTCCCTCACGTTCAATAACGAATCCCAGATACTCGCGCTCGATGCGTCCCTGGGACAGCGGATGGATTCAGTCTTTATGGACGATCTGAAGTACTCGCAGGAGATCAAGCTCGAGACCTTCGGAAAGAGACCCTGGACGGACAAGGTGCTGGAATGGGGGGCGCAGAGAGTGCAGCGCCTGCTGTAGCTCCGTGTATTGCGACGGTCATGCGGCAGCTGTACGGGCTCGCCCGTCCTGCAGTTGGATGGGAGCGCGACTATCTGAGATCGAGAATCCCGGATTATGACCCACTCTGGCTTTCTCAGCTCGCCGCGAGCGGAGCGATGGTATGGATGGCGGAAACCACGGAGAGCGTGACCGGGCAGGGCTCACGATTGCTCTCGCGTGTGCGTTTTTTCGAGCGAGGCACCGGCTCGTTATGGGTCACGCCCGACGACGATGATGACACGATAGCCGCGAGGTTGTCGCGACTCAGCGCCGAGTCGCGGAAGATTCTGGAGTTCATCCAGAAAGAAGGCGCCTCGTTCATCGGCGACATAGAGCAGGGCACGGGCCTGACGGCGCAGGCGGTCAGGCGCGGCTTGCGCGAGCTTGCTTCGGCGAGCTTCGTGACGAACGACACAATCGAAGCGCTGAGGGAAGTCATTCGCTGGCGAGCGTTACCGACTCCCGGTCAAGCTGATCCGACGCGCTGGCTGCCTGCGGACTACAGCCCTTCCCCAAATCGGCGGGTGGTACAGCGCCGGCCGAACCTTCGACGTCTGCCCAAGTGGAAGAGGCCCGATCGTCCGGGCGGGATGACCGGGTCCTGGAGACGATCTCGCGAGGCCGCGCGGGTCGGGCGCGCTAATTGTGACACGGGCCGGAAAAGTTGCACTTTCGGTTGAAGGCCGCGGCCGTCGCATTTCGATCGCCAGCTGGATGCAGCGAGAGGAGATCGACGAGGCGAAGGAGCTGCTCTCGCGGCACCTTCGGGGAGAAAAAGGCGCCCGCTACCTCATGCTACCGGATATCCGCTCGTCCTAACGCTGCGCGAACCGCTTCGCGCATGGCGATCACTGCTTCTTCGCGTGCCGCCGGCAAATCGTCACGAATGTGAAGCTCGATTCCATCGGCAATTGCTGCTCTTCGCCAGCTGTGCGACTCGTCGCCGTCGTGCGCTACTGCGACGTCTGCTCCTGCGTTCAGTGCAGGTTCCAGTGAGCCGGCAATACGACGCTCGAGCGCGTCGCCGGTGAGATCGCGCATCTCGTGCCTGATGGTATCGAGACTCTGTCCTTCACGCTGCCTGATCTTGATGGCAAGCAGCTGAAGCAGGTGGCGATAGTTGTAGGTCGCCGCGGTACCTGTCCCTTCGGGCCGGTCGAGTAATCCGCTCGCAACATAGAAGCGCACTGAGCGTGCGCTCGGTGCTGCGCGTGCAGATGCGTTCGTAGGACGCATCCCGGCGGCGTCTACGAGAGCCGTGACGTGACTGGCGAGGCCGCGGGCGTTCCAGGGAGCGTGTTGAGCGTGTGCGCGGAGGAGAGCGACAGCCGATTCAGCCATGAGGATAGGATAACATTAAAATCATCGGGCCGCTCATCGTGCGGAACGTCACCCGCGGGCGAGACAATGGCCGTTTCGAGGTCGGGCTTCAGTGTTCTGAATCCGCGCGATTCCTCCAGCGCGGGGGTGCTTCCCTCTTCACCCCAGATCAGCAGCGAAGGCTGAGTCAAACGTCGTAGCGCCTGACGCACATCGATGTTCAGATGTCCTGAGAGAAACGCGGCCGGTGCATGACGAGCGCCGCGCTGATGAGAGGTCCAATAGTAGATCTCGACCAGCTCGTCGGTCACGATCGAATCGTCAGCGTACGCTTTCTCGAGAAAATTTCGGATGCTTCGCCGGGATACGAGCGCATTGAACATCGCAGTCCCGACAATCGGCGTATCCACAGCGAGCTGACCCGCTTCTCCTGCAATGCTCGCCGCCCGGTTCAGGCGAACGAGTCCAGCCGGTGCTACGAGAACGACGGCGGGGAAACGCTGCGGATCGCGCGCGCCGAGAACAACGGCGTAGGCGCCGGAGAGAGAAGCCGCTACGAGCACACAAGGATCTCCGATCACCTGGTCGGCGAAATCCGAGATCAACGAGATATAAAGTCGAGCCGAATAACGAATGGCAGGGCGATCAGAGCGTCCAAAGCCGAGAAGATCCAGAGTGTAAACTGTGTTCGTGAGAGCGAGGTGATCCACGTTGTCGTGCCACTCGTACGACCAGGCGGCAGGGTGTATTCCGTGGATCAGAAGAAGCGCAGGACCCTTTCCTCTGCGGGTGAATGAGATTCGGCGGCCACGCCAGTCGAATCCTCCCTCTTCTCCGCCGATGAGATTGGTGAGCTCGTCAACACCTTTTCTGGCGAACGCATTGTACGCAGCGGCGACGCCGAGTATGGCACCGCCCGACATGACGATCCTGCGCCAGCGATTATCGTTTTCGTCCATCGGTCCCCTGAGCGACGCGCTGCAGCGCTGAAATGTGCAGCGCTCCCGCCACAATCATGTGGCGGGAGCGCTACGTCGGCCAGAGGCTGCGAAGTCTTGTTGCCCGGACTTACCGGCGCCGACCCCTCGACGAGCCGCGAGTCGAGCGTGCCCGCGCGCCTCGACCGGCGGAGCCCCTCGTTGCACTTTTCTTTGCGCTCCGTCCCGGGGCGGATTTTCTCGAGGAGCTTCCCGCTTTTCGAGCGCTCGACGCCGCGCCTCGCGCTCCGCTTCGCCCTCCACTTCGTGCTCCCCGAGCGCCAGCTGAGGATGCGGTCTTTTTCCTGGCTCCTTTGCGTGCAGCGCCTGCTCGGGACCCGGCACTCTTCCGCGAGCTTCGTCCTCCGGTCGTTCCACCTGTCCGCTTGGCAGCGCTCTTCCGCGACGACCCGCGAGCTCCCGCGCTTTTCGCGCTCGACTTCCCGGCTGTCGATTTCCCGCTACCACTCCGCGCGGAAGTTTTTCGTGTCGCGGTAGTCGCTCCGCGGGAAGACGCGCCGGCTGTTCTCCCGGCCGGCCGGGCTTCCGAGCCGCGGGACGTGGATGTGCTGCGTTTCCCCGGAGACTCAGCCATGCCGCCGGCGGCTGTGTCGGTGCGAGCGCCGGCACCTGACGTATCGGCGGAAGGCTTGGCGTCCTGGTCCTCGAATAGACTTCTGCCGGTTGCGCCGAAGGCTGATCCGGAATCGCGCGAGGTCGACGCACCCATGAGCGCACGATCGCGATTCGCATTCGTAGAGCCTTTTGGTCTACCGCGTCTGCCACGCGGGGCACCACCACCGAAAAGATCAGCCTCCTCTTCCTCTTCCTCTTCGACATCATCGGTGTCGGCGGTTTCAGCGGTTTCTTCGTCGTCATCATCGACTTCGTCGGCACTGTCCCAAAGGCGATCGCTGTGATCCTCGTTTATCGCCCAGCCGCCGTTTTCTTCATCCTCATCATCCTCGAACGGCCGCTTAGCACGTCCGAAACCTCCGAGATCATCCGAATCATCGTCCTCGGCAAATCTGAAGGGCTCTCTTAACTCCTCACCGCCTGGCATACGTCCCCCTGTTGCGTTTCAATTTACCGAGTCGAAATGCATGATCGTCGGCCCCGCCAAGCTGCACGTCGCGTGCCTTATGTTACTGCTCCAGCAAGTGCGTGGCGCCGGTCTCACTCCGAATACAACGGCGCCCATACGTCGTCAAGTAGGGCGGTCATCGACAAACTCGACCGTGACAGGGTGCGGAATGATCCCTGCCTCCACGCCCCGGGCGAGGAAGAGACGAATAGCTTCCCGCCCGCGGTCTCCATAGTCGAGTGTCCAGTCGTTTACATACATGCCGACGAAGGTGTCAGCGTCCGAGCGTGCCAGGTCTCTGGCATAGCGCATAGCGTGGTCGAGCGCATCAGCGCGGTGGCTGAGCCCGTAAGCAATGCTTTCACGGAGGTGCCTCGAAACCCTTCGCTTGAGGCCTTCATCGAGGTCTTTCCGAATGACGTTCCCGCCGAGCGGCAAGGGGAGACCTGTCTCGTTGAACCACCACTCTCCCATGTCGGCAACCAGGTGAAGGCCCTGCGTGGCGTAAGTGAGCTGCCCTTCGTGAATCAGAAGCCCTGCGTCGATCTCACCGTCGAGCACGGCGTCGTCGATCTTGTCGAACGGCATGAATACCGGCTCGAAGTCAGGCTGGTAGAGACGCAATGCCAGATACGCGCTCGTCAATGGGCCGGGTACCCCGATTCTTCGCCCGCGCAGATCGTCCTTTGTCATTACCGAGCGTGTGACGAGTCGAGGTCCGTACCGATCCCCCATGGATGCGCCGTGGGACAGCAACGCATAGCGCTCCGAGAGGTAGGCGTAGGCATGAATTGAAACGGCGGTGACCTCGA contains:
- a CDS encoding S41 family peptidase; the protein is MVTPRKVALIGFVLLPVLAGGFVVQQKEARDGARLLDQVLQIVSGRFVDSVSAATLYEKAARGLVRELNDPYSILLSPKELATFNAQTGGRYGGVGMEIGEVQGFVTVQRVFPHTPAEQAGVMEGDRIIAVDTANARGWTTAQASDALKGTPGTKVSVKFLRAGVPEPIPVTFTRASVRIPAVPYAIMLDGNIGYIPLQQFNETATDELEASSKRLIGEGAKGLVLDLRGNGGGYLDQSASVANLFLNKGQEISSVRGRGGDQQIFYATDQPAVPNVPLIILTDGRTASASEIVAGALQDHDRALILGTTSFGKGLVQTVYPLDGGYALKMTTAKWFTPSGRSIQKERKLLPDGSFVEVLPDSMETDSVRKSRPKYKSDAGRIVYGGGAVTPDIIVQPDTLSTPEQKLLNLLAPKAQVVRATLVNYAVEHKNKVQPGFVVTKAWRDEFYNRLVAQGVKVDKPQFDAGGAEVDRLLGSSIARIAFGDSTEKRREVRDDAQLRRAFEILRQSPSQREVFAVAQRQSMAMKQE
- a CDS encoding MerR family transcriptional regulator, giving the protein MAESAVALLRAHAQHAPWNARGLASHVTALVDAAGMRPTNASARAAPSARSVRFYVASGLLDRPEGTGTAATYNYRHLLQLLAIKIRQREGQSLDTIRHEMRDLTGDALERRIAGSLEPALNAGADVAVAHDGDESHSWRRAAIADGIELHIRDDLPAAREEAVIAMREAVRAALGRADIR
- a CDS encoding SPFH domain-containing protein, translating into MILGILAVFGLLVITKSFKVVGQAEVMVIERLGRFHRVARSGLNILLPFIEVPRAIDVRYFDTDVSGMKRVTAGHTTRIDLREQVLNFPSQPVITKDNVTIDIDAVIYYRVADPQKATYSVQNLPYALETLTRTTLRNIVGEMELDSTLGSRDVINRRMREVIEEASIGWGVDVTRVELQAIEPPRDIQQSMELQMRAERERRAAVTNAEAGKRAAILEAEGVRESQVRRAEGEKDAAILRAQGLAEARLAMANAEAEAIQKIASALPEGQAAMYLLGMKYLEALPTLAQGKNATIFLPAEAAGVMGAIGGLRELVSRAATSSLNSPSDAPARLGPRPDADSSRKDSP
- a CDS encoding alpha/beta fold hydrolase yields the protein MDENDNRWRRIVMSGGAILGVAAAYNAFARKGVDELTNLIGGEEGGFDWRGRRISFTRRGKGPALLLIHGIHPAAWSYEWHDNVDHLALTNTVYTLDLLGFGRSDRPAIRYSARLYISLISDFADQVIGDPCVLVAASLSGAYAVVLGARDPQRFPAVVLVAPAGLVRLNRAASIAGEAGQLAVDTPIVGTAMFNALVSRRSIRNFLEKAYADDSIVTDELVEIYYWTSHQRGARHAPAAFLSGHLNIDVRQALRRLTQPSLLIWGEEGSTPALEESRGFRTLKPDLETAIVSPAGDVPHDERPDDFNVILSSWLNRLSLSSAHTLNTLPGTPAASPVTSRLS
- a CDS encoding replication initiator protein A — protein: MTFAARRRSAHRAIILDKSLEALPVFRLSDSADESAISYSPPSGGRWRVLPNPGDRLPGTFDQDVYVEILRRYSEAGFPSDGMVSFTLHAFLRSIGRRVDGRTYEQLRSAFNRLEKTILESSGVYFAARANTTLEGRFTILSSVAIERRRLADREQFTLFPVLTASEPGDARIVVSPVLRENIAAGCTVALSSPQYQSLSSPVARRLYRLLEVARESGTVTWRVTLEQLAQQLPLAQRYPSHLQRVLQPAHEMLLGAGLVRSATLRQVNREWLVDYVLASRVV
- a CDS encoding MqnA/MqnD/SBP family protein; this encodes MTEVIHLAHSPDSDDAFMFYALATGKIDVDGVEYVHELQDIETLNQRALKGELEVTAVSIHAYAYLSERYALLSHGASMGDRYGPRLVTRSVMTKDDLRGRRIGVPGPLTSAYLALRLYQPDFEPVFMPFDKIDDAVLDGEIDAGLLIHEGQLTYATQGLHLVADMGEWWFNETGLPLPLGGNVIRKDLDEGLKRRVSRHLRESIAYGLSHRADALDHAMRYARDLARSDADTFVGMYVNDWTLDYGDRGREAIRLFLARGVEAGIIPHPVTVEFVDDRPT
- a CDS encoding phospholipase D-like domain-containing protein; amino-acid sequence: MRIFKYAAIVLAAGLALVLLLIGVLSVTRRSPVEQVIAEGDRGGPPRIADPLFPRTIELFTGTHIEPGNSVQLLLNGDGTYPPLWKDIASAKRTVTVQLYYSQPGAVADTMARYLQERARARVRVLVLLDAFGSQPLSKEWVAGLKSAGVEFAWLRPLNWYTLHKAAERSHVRSIVVDGRVGYTGGFGLADYWLGDGHHDGQWRETNVRFEGPTVAALQATFASGWAEATGELITGDMFFPPMAFADGGNVNAGLMHSLPTIGSTPAERFLALSIAGAAKTLYISNSYFVPNDDFCDLLIRAVRHGVDVRVLTVSSKTDIKTTWYAGRALYEKLLQGGVRIYEYQPSMMHAKTLVVDGLFSAIGSMNFDNRSLTFNNESQILALDASLGQRMDSVFMDDLKYSQEIKLETFGKRPWTDKVLEWGAQRVQRLL